The Pueribacillus theae nucleotide sequence CACACCTTCTTTCTTACACATAATGCTTAATTGTGTTGATGGAATTTAACCTGCTCTTGCCCCTGCGCCATTTCTGGCTTTATATTTTTCAACGAAAAAGTTAAATGCTTCCATCTTCGAATCTCTTCTTCGCTTAAAGGAAGCGGTTCTGATTGTCCTTCTGAAGGAAAAACTGAAACCTCTGAATACTTTAATGCAGAAGCAATCTCATTCCACCTTTTTATTTCTTCATTTGTAAGAGCGTGCGGTTTCGGTTTTCGTTCAACACCTTCTAATTTTTCGATTACTAATTTTGTAATTTTTTCTATTAAAACAGGATCCACCGTTTCACCTCCGACCGTTTCGTCAATTGACATTTGAGTGTTCAAAATCTTCCAAATACTTTTCCGCCAAAGGATCGGTTTGTATCGTATACTCACTTCCCAATTCTTTCGTCGTTTCATTCTCCCGGCTGCCGACCCAAGAAATGAGCATCAGCCGGCGCATCATAATAAAAGTGGGGATTTCTTGCTCCTCCTCTTTCGAAAGGTGGCGAACTTTGCGGTACCCTTTCAGCCAGGCATCAATTAATGACGGAACATAATGCTTATGCTCTATAAAACTTAACGAAGTCCCCAAATCAAAAAGATACCAACCAAATCCACAATCATCAAAATCAATGACTTTGATATGTTCACCGTCTACGAGTAGATTTGCAAGACGCAAATCGCCATGGATTAAACCGAAACGAGTAGGCCCCTTTCCGAATTTATCCAACCGATGTTTAATCGTTTCTGATACTCTTTGAAACAATTTTTTTCTTTCCGGTGTCATTCCTAATCCATCTTGCCACCTTGCCCATTTCGGGTTTTCTCCAAGTATCGTTTCATAGTCCCATGTCAGCCGCTTGAACGAAGAAAAGGTTTGATGATTTTTGATACTGTGTTCGTGCAGCTGTGCTGTAATTTCTCCAAGATTTTCAAACTGGCGAATGAGTTCACTCTCTTTATTTTCATCAGGGGCTTCCCCTTTTAAAAAAGTAAACAATGAACAACAATACTCCTGCGGGCCATCTTCAAGTTTCACTTTTTGAATATATTCGCCGTTATCCCCTACTATTGGAAGTGATACCTCTATAGGGGAACTTTCGTGTATCGATTTTATCCAAGCCATTTCACTTTCGATTTCAGATTTCGTGTGGTAGTTTGGCCTGCATACTCGCAAAATATATTTCTCTTGTTTCTCCTCGTTCGTTGCTAGGTATGTGGCATTTTCCGAATAGTTTAATAGCTTAATTGTCGAAGAGGTTAACACGGAAAAGGATTCTTTTGCTTTAGCCGCCACACGGTTAAACTTATTTACATGTGCCTGCCAAGCCTCCGCACCGTTCATGCTCATGCTATTTCCCCTTTCTTATTACTAAACGTGGTGGAATACATTTTTTGCCGCTTGTTTAATGCTTAACTCACACCGCGACAACAGTTCATCACAGTAATCTTTGTCTAAAAGGAGCCCCGGTTTAAATTGAAGGACTTTAGGATCAAGCATGGAATAAATTGCCCACACCCCATTGTCATATAGCGTACGCATGACGTGCTTCGCTCCCTCAGGATGGCTGAATTCAAGCCCCATCACAACACCCAACTGCCGGATGCCGGCAAAAAAGTCCGGGTATTGCGTTTTGATCGTTTCAAGCCCTGAACGCAAATATCTTGCGACATAATCTACATTCTCTACGACTTCTTTTCGCTGTGAAATTTCCAAAACTTTCATCGCAACAATGCAGCCTAATTCCGCCCCTCCGAAGGTGGAAATGTGCGCAAATCCATCTTCATTCATCCAATGGCCCGCTTTTTCGTTAACGATTGTAGCCCCAATTGGATAAATGCCGCCGCTCAAACCTTTTGATGTAACAAAAATATCCGGTTCAATGCCGTAATGCTCGAATCCCCACAGTTTTCCTGTACGCATCAAGCCGGTTTGCACCTCATCTGCAATATACAGGGAACCATATCTTTCGCACATTTGTTTTACTGACGAAAGATACCCGGGCTTTGAAAGCGGAAATCCGTAAGTTGCTGGGATAGTTTCAACGATGACGCAGGCAGCATCCCTTGAAGAAAGTGCCGCTTCCATCGCATCCAAGTTGTTAAACGGAACATGGATAAATTCATCCGGATTGCCTTCACTGAGAAAAGGCTTCGAATACCGCTCGTTTCCGAGGGAAACAGCAAGCCCTGTATGGCCATGATAGGCATATTCAATCGAAATTACTTTTCTGCGCTTCGTCGCGTACCGGGCAGATTTTACCGCAACATCGATCGCTTCCCCTCCCCCGCTTGAAAAAATGGAATACTTTAAGTTTTCGGGAGTACATAGGGAAAATTGTTCAGCAAGCTTTGCCCGTGCGATCGAAGGAAAATGATGGTTGCCAATGTCGAACTCCTCCATCGCCCTTGTCAATGTTGAGATAATTTCCGGATTGCGGTGGCCCAAATTGTATGTTCCGCCATTTAAATGGACGTCCATAAGCTCTTTTCCGTTCATATCATACAAATAATAGCCTTCGCGTTTCCCTATAACTAGGTCTACTCCGTCAATTTGCCATTGTTTTGTCTTTCCCGGGTTCCACCATGCCATTGATTTTTCAAGGACTGACTGTTTCGTTTCATTTAGCATTTGTTTTCTCCCCCACATCCTTTACAAAATGTTAAACATCATCCGCAATGAAAAGTTCAACTTCCCTTTCCGCTAAAATATTTCTCCATTCCGTTGGACAATTTTTATCCGTGATAATCATCGATGCTTCGGTTAGTGAGCAGACATGCGCAAATGTCGTTTTGCCAAATTTCGTATGATCGGCAAGAATAATCGCTTCATCTGCGCGCTCTATCATTTTTCGGGAAATGCTTGCACCGTGTAAATCATAATCGGTAATCCCATCGATGGTAGACAATCCACCTGCCGCGATAAATGCTTTGTTCGCTTTCAACTGCTCAAGTGTTCTTTCTGTAAGCGGACCGCTCGTTAATTTCTGGCTGCGTTCATATTCTCCGCCGATAAAAATAATACGGCCGTCAAATACTTCCTTTGCCATGAGAAAAACCGGCGCCGAATGTGTAATGAGCGTAATATTATTTTTCCCTTTGAGAAACCGGGCAATTTCCAATGGAGTCGTGCCGTGCCCAACCATAATGCTTTCGCCATCTTCGACAAGAGCGGCAGCCGCCTTGCAAATCGCCCGTTTTTCCTTTTCATTTAATGATGCTTTCTGGTCAAAAGGAAGTTCTCGGGAGTTAAATTTTGTTTTTACAGCACCGCCGTAAACTTTTTTCAATACACCTTCTTTTTCAAGCCTTTCAAGATCACGCCGTATCGTTTCACCTGAGACTTCAAGCTTTTCCGCCAACGAACTTACGTGTACTTTACCTTCCCTGTCTAGAAATTTCACAATGACTGGTTTTCGTTCTTCAAAGGATAGCGACATATTTAACCCACCTAATCCAATGGTTGAATCACTGCTTATCGATATGGAATGATTAGACTTCAGAAGCGCTTAAGTCTTCAGGCACCGTTTGGCCGCCATCAACGATAAGTAACTGGCCCGTAATAAAGCTCGCTTCTTTAGATGCAAAGAAAAGTGCCGCATATCCGATATCTTCGACTTGCCCTAATTTCTTCAATGGAATGGCTGTCGTCATGTCTCTTAAATAATCTTCACCCATTCCTTCCAAGCCTTCCGTCAATATATTTCCTGGCAATACGGCATTAATCGTAATATTGTCTTTCGCCATCTCCAACGCCGCTGAACGCATATAGCCTAACTGTGCCGCTTTACTCGCCGCATAATGTGTCCAGCCTGCATAGCCAACTACAGGCCCGGTAATCGATGAGGTTAAAATGATGCGGCCATATTCTGCTTTCTTCAAATGCGGCAGGCATGCTTGGACGGTGAGAAATGTACTTTTAATATTTGTATCCATCACTTGATTCCAATCTTCATCTGTCATTACTTCAATGCTTGCATTCGGAAAAATTCCGGCATTTGCACATAAAATGTCGATGCCGTCGTATTCTTTCACCACTTCTTTAACCATAGATTCAACTTCCTTGCGATCCGACACATCGGCAGAAAAAGCTTTGGCTCGCCCGCCGCTGCTTTCTATTTCAGCAGCAGCCGCTTCTGCATTCGCGAGGTTTCTTGCGACAATAGCTACATTTGCGCCGTATTTTCCAAAAACTTGCGCAATTCCTTTCCCTATCCCTTTGCTGCCGCCGGTAACAACAACGGTTTTCCCATGAAAAGAACTGAACATCATCACAGCCCCTTTTAACGTTTTATTTGAAATCAGCATAATTCCACAAAAGAAACACACGCTCGTGTTGAATGCTTTTGTTGAATGTTGTTTATTCTTTTGGAATTTAACTTGCCAGTACATATATATAAAGGTTGAAGTGAAAATATACTAAAAAACGCACAAAAAAAAGACACCCCACTATAATGGAATGTCTTTTATTGCTATTTGGCTTTGTTATTGTTGATAACCCTGTGGGTACGATTTACCTTCCGAGAAGCGGGTTTTCCTAACGAAAAAAAGGTTCTCTTCAGGCAAAATCGTCCCCGCTGAGGTTCATGGATCAACATTAGTTATTAACAAAGCCTACTATTTAAAAAAGGGTCATCGGCCGATCGTTCAAGTCACAAATAACTGTTTTTGTTTCCAAATAACTGTCAAGCGCATGGATTCCCATTTCACGGCCCAAACCGCTCTGTTTATATCCTCCAAAAGGAGCGGTAGGTGAAAGTACTTGGTACGTGTTAATCCATAGCGTCCCACTCTTCACTCGTTGCGCCATGCGAAGCCCTCTTTTAATGTCACGGGTCCAAACCGCAGCAGCTAAACCATAGATTGTATCGTTTGCAATTTGCACCGCTTCATCATCGTCTTTAAAGGGAATCACGCTGACGACTGGACCGAAAATTTCCTCACGCGCGATGCACATGGATTGATCGACATCTGCAAATACCGTCGGTTCAATGAAGTAGCCTTCTCTGGCGCCATCGGGAACACGGCCACCGGCCAATAGCCGTGCCCCTTCCTTCTTCCCGGTTTCAATATATTGTAGGATTTTTTCGTGCTGTTCTTTGCTAATGACTGGGCCTAAATCATTTCTTGAAATCGATCCAGGTCCCACTTTTAATTTTTTTGCCTTTGTTACTAATTGTTCCGTAAAAGATTCATAGATTGATTCATGAACGAGAATTCGGCTTCCGGCTTGGCAGACTTGCCCAGAGTTGTAAAAAATACCGAATAAAGCACTTTTTGCCGCATGTTCAATGTCTGCATCTTCAAAAATAATGTTTGGTGATTTTCCTCCAAGTTCAAGTGATACCCTCTTAATGTTGGCAGCGGCACTCTCTAAAACTTTTCGTCCTGTAGACGTTTCTCCGGTAAAGGCAATTTTCGGGATATCCGGATGGCGTACAATTGCTTTTCCAGCTTCATCTGTGCCTGTCAGGACGTGAAGCATGCCATCCGGTACACCCGCTTCTTTACATAATTCAGCTAACTTAAGTGCTGTTAAAGGGGTTTCAGGTGCAGGCTTTAGAATCGCCGGGCAACCCGCGGCTAATGCCGGGGCCAGCTTCCAAGCAGGCATAATCAACGGAAAATTCCATGGTGTAATTAATCCCGCTATTCCAATTGGCTCTTTCATCGTCCATGCCATATGATTTGGCGGTGCCCCTGTTAACGAGAATGGCACCATCTCGCCTTTTGGCTGAACAACGAGTGAAGCAAAGAAGTCAAAGCAATCGGCAGCCATTGGAATTTCTACAAATAAAGCCATATTTTGCGGCATCCCATTTTCACGTGTCATGATTTTTGCGAGTTCAAAATTATTTTTTCGAATAAGCTCTCCGATTTTATGTAAGATTCTTCCTCGTTCAAGTGCAGGCATCGAAAGCCAGCGGTTCTCATGAAATGTCTTTAAACCGATTTGTACGGCTTCTTCAACATCTTGCTCATTCGCCTTGGCAACTTTTGCTGTCACTTCCCCAGTCGCAGGATCGATCACCTCAAATGTTTCCCCTGAGGCAGAGGCCTTCCATTGGCCTCCGATAAACAACTCTGCTTCTTTTGTTTCCATTGAAATCACCATGATTTCTCTCCTTTCTCTACGTATCAAATTTGCTTATTCTATTAAAAAATCGTTAAATCCGTAACGTTAAAATAGATTATCAGAAGCTGAAGCATCTTTAATCGAATCGAATCACACCACGGATATTCTTTCCAGCCTTCAAATCATCAAAGCCTTCGTTGATTTGTTCTAAAGAATAGATTTTGCTTACAAGAGGTTCAAGCTTCAGTTTTCCTGCCGCATTCAAATCAAGCAATTTCGGATAGTCCACAGATGGATTGCCTTGTCCCAGCCACGATCCAGTCAAAGTTTTGGTTTGCGAAGGAAGTGAAAATGCATTGATCGTTACATTTTCATTAGGGGCAGGAAGCCCAACAATCACTGTCATGCCTGTCTTTCTTGTAATATTGTAGGCCTGTGCCATCGTCTCAGGCCTGCCGATCACTTCGAATGCATAGTCGACACCCAGCCCATCGGTTACATCAAGTACCGCGCTAACGACATTTTTTTCACTGGCATTAATGGTATGTGTGGCACCAAACTGTCTTGTCATTTCTAACTTCTCTGGGATAATGTCGATGGCGATAATCTGTTTCGCGCCACATAAAGCTGCCCCTTGAATGGCATTAAAGCCCACTCCCCCTGCACCAATAACCGCAACTGTGCTTCCTGCTTTTACTTTTGCAGTATTCACCACTGCGCCAACGCCAGTAATGACACAACAGCCAACAAGCGCTGCCAATTCAAAAGGAACATCTTTTCGAATCGGAATGGCAGCGCTTTCGGGGACGACCGTATACTCGCTAAACGTTCCTGTCAACGGAAATTGATGAATTGCTTTCCCATCAACGGAGAATCGTGTTGTCCCGTCAAGCATCGTTCCCATCAACGAAATTTTTGAAGCCTCATCGCACATATCCGGACGGCCAATTTTGCAATAATAACATTTTGAACATGAAGGGACCCAGTTCAGTGCAACATGATCCCCTACTTTTACACTGGCCACACCTTCTCCGACGGCATCAACAATACCTGAACCTTCGTGGCCAAGTACGATTGGAACCGGCAATGGCAAATGTGCATCAATGACGTGCAAATCACTGTGGCATA carries:
- a CDS encoding phosphotransferase enzyme family protein; translated protein: MSMNGAEAWQAHVNKFNRVAAKAKESFSVLTSSTIKLLNYSENATYLATNEEKQEKYILRVCRPNYHTKSEIESEMAWIKSIHESSPIEVSLPIVGDNGEYIQKVKLEDGPQEYCCSLFTFLKGEAPDENKESELIRQFENLGEITAQLHEHSIKNHQTFSSFKRLTWDYETILGENPKWARWQDGLGMTPERKKLFQRVSETIKHRLDKFGKGPTRFGLIHGDLRLANLLVDGEHIKVIDFDDCGFGWYLFDLGTSLSFIEHKHYVPSLIDAWLKGYRKVRHLSKEEEQEIPTFIMMRRLMLISWVGSRENETTKELGSEYTIQTDPLAEKYLEDFEHSNVN
- a CDS encoding class-III pyridoxal-phosphate-dependent aminotransferase is translated as MLNETKQSVLEKSMAWWNPGKTKQWQIDGVDLVIGKREGYYLYDMNGKELMDVHLNGGTYNLGHRNPEIISTLTRAMEEFDIGNHHFPSIARAKLAEQFSLCTPENLKYSIFSSGGGEAIDVAVKSARYATKRRKVISIEYAYHGHTGLAVSLGNERYSKPFLSEGNPDEFIHVPFNNLDAMEAALSSRDAACVIVETIPATYGFPLSKPGYLSSVKQMCERYGSLYIADEVQTGLMRTGKLWGFEHYGIEPDIFVTSKGLSGGIYPIGATIVNEKAGHWMNEDGFAHISTFGGAELGCIVAMKVLEISQRKEVVENVDYVARYLRSGLETIKTQYPDFFAGIRQLGVVMGLEFSHPEGAKHVMRTLYDNGVWAIYSMLDPKVLQFKPGLLLDKDYCDELLSRCELSIKQAAKNVFHHV
- a CDS encoding DeoR/GlpR family DNA-binding transcription regulator, with the translated sequence MSLSFEERKPVIVKFLDREGKVHVSSLAEKLEVSGETIRRDLERLEKEGVLKKVYGGAVKTKFNSRELPFDQKASLNEKEKRAICKAAAALVEDGESIMVGHGTTPLEIARFLKGKNNITLITHSAPVFLMAKEVFDGRIIFIGGEYERSQKLTSGPLTERTLEQLKANKAFIAAGGLSTIDGITDYDLHGASISRKMIERADEAIILADHTKFGKTTFAHVCSLTEASMIITDKNCPTEWRNILAEREVELFIADDV
- the fabG gene encoding 3-oxoacyl-ACP reductase FabG, encoding MMFSSFHGKTVVVTGGSKGIGKGIAQVFGKYGANVAIVARNLANAEAAAAEIESSGGRAKAFSADVSDRKEVESMVKEVVKEYDGIDILCANAGIFPNASIEVMTDEDWNQVMDTNIKSTFLTVQACLPHLKKAEYGRIILTSSITGPVVGYAGWTHYAASKAAQLGYMRSAALEMAKDNITINAVLPGNILTEGLEGMGEDYLRDMTTAIPLKKLGQVEDIGYAALFFASKEASFITGQLLIVDGGQTVPEDLSASEV
- a CDS encoding aldehyde dehydrogenase family protein gives rise to the protein MVISMETKEAELFIGGQWKASASGETFEVIDPATGEVTAKVAKANEQDVEEAVQIGLKTFHENRWLSMPALERGRILHKIGELIRKNNFELAKIMTRENGMPQNMALFVEIPMAADCFDFFASLVVQPKGEMVPFSLTGAPPNHMAWTMKEPIGIAGLITPWNFPLIMPAWKLAPALAAGCPAILKPAPETPLTALKLAELCKEAGVPDGMLHVLTGTDEAGKAIVRHPDIPKIAFTGETSTGRKVLESAAANIKRVSLELGGKSPNIIFEDADIEHAAKSALFGIFYNSGQVCQAGSRILVHESIYESFTEQLVTKAKKLKVGPGSISRNDLGPVISKEQHEKILQYIETGKKEGARLLAGGRVPDGAREGYFIEPTVFADVDQSMCIAREEIFGPVVSVIPFKDDDEAVQIANDTIYGLAAAVWTRDIKRGLRMAQRVKSGTLWINTYQVLSPTAPFGGYKQSGLGREMGIHALDSYLETKTVICDLNDRPMTLF
- a CDS encoding Zn-dependent alcohol dehydrogenase, whose translation is MKAAVLHNYGQELKIEDVELEEPRKGEVRVKMKAAGICHSDLHVIDAHLPLPVPIVLGHEGSGIVDAVGEGVASVKVGDHVALNWVPSCSKCYYCKIGRPDMCDEASKISLMGTMLDGTTRFSVDGKAIHQFPLTGTFSEYTVVPESAAIPIRKDVPFELAALVGCCVITGVGAVVNTAKVKAGSTVAVIGAGGVGFNAIQGAALCGAKQIIAIDIIPEKLEMTRQFGATHTINASEKNVVSAVLDVTDGLGVDYAFEVIGRPETMAQAYNITRKTGMTVIVGLPAPNENVTINAFSLPSQTKTLTGSWLGQGNPSVDYPKLLDLNAAGKLKLEPLVSKIYSLEQINEGFDDLKAGKNIRGVIRFD